From a single Stomoxys calcitrans chromosome 4, idStoCalc2.1, whole genome shotgun sequence genomic region:
- the LOC106084111 gene encoding protein transport protein Sec61 gamma-2 subunit encodes MDKVVKFCEPGRVFAKDSIRLVKRCTKPDRKEFQKIAIATAIGFCIMGFIGFFVKLIHIPINNIIVGS; translated from the coding sequence ATGGATAAAGTTGTTAAATTCTGTGAACCCGGCCGTGTCTTCGCCAAGGACTCGATCCGTTTGGTAAAACGTTGCACCAAACCTGATCGCAAAGAGTTCCAAAAGATTGCCATTGCCACAGCTATTGGTTTCTGTATTATGGGTTTCATTGGCTTCTTTGTCAAACTGATTCACATCCCCATCAACAACATTATTGTCGGCTCATAA
- the LOC106084149 gene encoding moesin/ezrin/radixin homolog 2, which produces MNECTCQVKAQYQKLIMSPFRSKKPRVFPVKVITFDSELEFELEQRASGQDLFDLVCRTIGLREYWYFGLQYIDARDNVAWLKMEKKVKDQRLKLQPNGFYVFSFYAKYFPENVSEELIQEITQHLFFLQVKQSILSMDIYCRPEASVLLASYAVHVQYGPYDAETYQDGKLQGVDLLPKGVTDQYQMTPKMWEERIKTWYMDHEPMTRDEVEMEYLKIAQDLDMYGVNYFPISNKNKTKLWLGVTAVGLNIYDYHNKLTPKTTFQWNEIRHVSFDDKKFTIRLVDAKVSSFIFYSQDLHINKMILDLCKGNHDLYMRRRKPDTMEIQQMKAQAKEEKQRRQIERKKFLREKKLRERAEQDRYVLEAQLERLQEDMRCASDALRRSEETKELYFEKSRVNEEQMQLTECKANHFKSEMDRLRERQMKVEREKMELEKKIREADFFVHQLTVEKDKREAEAEKLKKELICAKLAEREATARLLNFLNRGRKNSQDSMLPPNITVNSSSSSNNMTASVSTPSLTNSNSTADINESTAAVDLTTNDLNLSTHNHHQHRDDDSENEFETKEFILTDSEMEQITNEIERSRLEYLKKHKQVQNQLQTLRSEIELLKIEENQTNLDILSEAQLKAGETKYSTLKKLKSGSTKARVAFFEEL; this is translated from the exons ATGAATGAGTGTACTTGCCAAGTAAAAGCACAATACCAAAAGTTAATAATGAGTCCTTTTAGAAGTAAGAAACCCCGAGTATTTCCTGTAAAGGTTATAACATTTGATTCCGAGTTGGAGTTTGAGTTGGAGCAGCGGGCAAGTGGTCAAGATTTATTTGACCTTGTTTGTCGCACAATTGGTCTGCGTGAATATTGGTACTTTGGCTTGCAGTATATCGATGCACGAGATAATGTGGCCTGGCTAAAGATGGAGAAAAAGGTTAAGGATCAAAGACTTAAGTTGCAGCCAAATGGATTTTATGTTTTTAGCTTTTATGCTAAATATTTCCCTGAAAATGTGAGCGAAGAGCTGATACAAGAGATAACACAACATCTATTCTTTCTGCAAGTTAAACAAAGTATACTTTCAATGGATATCTATTGCCGACCAGAGGCGTCCGTCTTGTTGGCTTCTTATGCTGTCCATGTGCAATATGGACCGTATGACGCGGAAACGTATCAAGATGGCAAATTGCAAGGTGTGGATTTACTGCCAAAGGGCGTTACCGATCAGTATCAAATGACTCCAAAGATGTGGGAGGAACGTATAAAGACATG GTATATGGATCACGAACCCATGACACGAGATGAGGTCGAAatggaatatttaaaaattgctCAAGATCTGGATATGTATGGTGTCAATTATTTTCCCATTTCC AAtaagaataaaacaaaactttggCTTGGTGTTACTGCTGTTGGTCTTAATATTTATGATTATCATAATAAGCTAACGCCTAAAACAACGTTTCAATGGAATGAAATACGACATGTTAGCTTTGATGATAAAAAGTTCACTATACGCTTGGTGGATGCAAAAGTTTCcagttttatattttattcgcaagatttgcatataaacAAAATG ATTTTGGACCTCTGCAAAGGTAACCATGACTTGTATATGAGACGACGAAAGCCAGACACCATGGAAATTCAACAAATGAAAGCTCAAGCCAAGGAGGAAAAACAACGCAGACAAATAGAGCGTAAAAAGTTTTTGAGAGAGAAAAAATTGCGAGAACGAGCCGAACAGGATCGTTATGTCTTAGAGGCTCAATTGGAGCGTTTACAGGAGGACATGAGATGTGCCAGCGATGCCCTACGACGATCAGAAGAAACTAAAGAATTGTATTTTGAAAAAAGTCGTGTCAACGAAGAGCAAATGCAGTTAACCGAATGCAAAGCCAATCACTTTAAAAGTGAAATGGATCGTCTACGCGAAAGGCAAATGAAAGTGGAAAGGGAAAAAATGGAACTGGAAAAGAAAATAAGAGAGGCCGATTTCTTTGTACACCAGCTGACAGTGGAAAAAGACAAACGCGAGGCAGAGgcggaaaaactaaaaaaagaacTCATATGTGCCAAATTAGCCGAGAGGGAGGCCACCGCTCGccttttaaattttctaaatcGCGGGCGTAAAAACTCACAGGATAGCATGTTACCGCCAAACATAACTGTAAATTCATCAAGTTCTTCCAACAATATGACCGCTTCTGTAAGCACACCCTCCTTAACAAATAGCAATTCAACTGCCGATATTAATGAATCAACAGCTGCTGTTGATCTGACCACAAACGATTTAAATCTCAGCACTCACAACCATCATCAACATCGCGATGATGATTCCGAAAATGAATTCGAAACCAAGGAATTCATTTTAACCGACAGTGAAATGGAGCAAATCACCAACGAAATCGAACGTAGCCGTTTAGAGTATCTAAAGAAGCATAAACAGGTACAAAATCAGCTACAAACTCTACGCTCCGAGATTGAACTATTAAAAATCGAGGAGAATcaaacaaatttggatattctAAGTGAAGCCCAACTGAAGGCAGGCGAAACAAAATATTCAACATTGAAGAAATTGAAATCTGGTTCCACCAAAGCGCGTGTGGCTTTCTTCGAAGAACTGTAG
- the LOC106084143 gene encoding histone-lysine N-methyltransferase set1, with protein MASGLIDKRKRSREDDVSCDSDTPLSKRINNLHLSNFEEVPQYNPHLPTNNNSHHHHHSNNHHLPHHLAKELMHHQQHSTSVMKTVVIGNEEHDESMYNPELNESENPFYYIKNKLLHDLHLERLKRCTV; from the exons ATGGCATCGGGACTAATTGATAAAAG AAAACGCAGCCGAGAAGATGATGTCTCATGTGATTCAGATACTCCCTTGTCTAAACGAATAAACAATTTGCATTTATCAAATTTTGAAGAGGTTCCTCAATACAACCCTCATCTGCCAACTAATAACAATAGCCATCATCACCACCACAGCAACAACCATCATCTACCACACCATTTGGCCAAAGAGCTGATGCACCACCAACAGCATTCAACATCTGTTATGAAAACAGTCGTCATAGGCAATGAGGAGCATGATGAGAGCATGTACAATCCCGAACTAAATGAGTCGGAAAATCCATTCTACTATatcaaaaataaactattgcacgATCTACATTTGGAACGCCTTAAGAGATGTACAGTTTAA
- the LOC106084142 gene encoding vacuolar protein sorting-associated protein 11 homolog encodes MGVLEWKMCNFFKLEALNVNSKYANIKDTITSNCSNMQYKVFCNNNGYVYVFLGDWECISFQASNSAINFCTITDESDLLVIHDEGSATEKLLKIYSVSKLLKRRPTVPVSCATLGRHCKVTTLKSYYLENQLYLAVGLEKGHILLYKSTISRDITGSAKTLQVCGKPIKGIEFLQKDRGDLNMFVCSDAGVFCYSLISASGNHTEHKIILDDEMEAVSCCALKPRREPNDEQYFVVGKQDAVYCYTIEGKGPCFALKCSKQIVRWFGKHLIVVKSKISVNNTKRSQLVIINIENSMMVLNEELFEIECIFPTPDYENCIIFTKDGAIYTLRDQEIRYKLQMLYSKNLYDIALKLIEGQATYSDLVANVFVNYGDHLLQRGDIEESVKMYVKTIGQVPPFRVISKLLNFRYNEHLIQYLRKLVKSGVAPQEYSDLLNNCDKRLELPGSINKIFRNGECPFDLDSIEPMGQEKDITKYFLEKSEKGLELFSENGHWIVSNYPFDVGDIVNRILSNGLTSAHQPIDLFIRVMLPLLLSNKECVLNVLSSLDFDYRKNPNINLIWAEILLQKWKKFSGEEINALADAIKENDFNMSMNDIFIICRTHQYLPGIKMMYESFGLNALNFNSFLKCCFTLPLDTSAIDLDTNKYSLMWMQTLSKDNLQSAQSSAFVKYILSKTLHSNSHYTLTILQKISANTNFNLSHLNKALPKDIFLKQFAFDNFRDIAATDNKLKQIKRLLTDYQQKPMEFRNSKCDICKQPLKHPSIYYLCQHSYHKECLSSYSEITGCLACAAISQKDFERRNSEVIPFNKAEDASSTLKNISHKLAVGVFAQGPIYRSNKSSLSTVVTHIPLANSISSGHDMYRSKTVEQPAKSTNPFEESTNPFDDEEDDSNQYDSNLNPFEQGKRLN; translated from the coding sequence ATGGGGGTCCTCGAATGGAAGATGTGTAACTTCTTCAAGTTGGAGGCGTTGAACGTCAACAGCAAATATGCCAATATTAAGGACACAATAACTTCAAACTGCAGCAATATGCAATATAAAgtattttgcaataataatggTTATGTTTATGTCTTCTTAGGAGATTGGGAGTGTATCTCATTTCAAGCATCAAACAGTGCCATTAACTTCTGCACCATTACGGATGAGTCAGATTTGCTGGTCATTCACGACGAAGGCTCCGCGACGGAAAAGCTGCTTAAGATATACAGTGTGTCCAAGTTACTAAAACGGCGACCAACAGTACCAGTGAGTTGTGCCACGCTGGGACGTCATTGCAAAGTTACCACATTAAAATCATATTACCTAGAGAATCAGTTGTATTTAGCTGTTGGTTTGGAGAAAGGTCACATTCTCTTGTACAAGTCTACAATATCGAGAGACATAACTGGTTCGGCAAAAACTTTGCAAGTTTGTGGAAAACCAATAAAAGGCATCGAATTTCTTCAGAAAGACCGTGGAGATCTTAATATGTTTGTATGCTCGGACGCCGGAGTGTTCTGTTACAGTCTCATATCGGCAAGTGGCAATCACACGGAGCACAAAATTATTCTTGACGATGAAATGGAGGCGGTCAGCTGCTGTGCACTGAAGCCCCGCCGAGAGCCCAACGATGAACAGTACTTTGTTGTGGGTAAACAAGATGCCGTCTATTGTTATACGATTGAAGGCAAAGGACCCTGTTTTGCTTTGAAATGCTCCAAGCAAATAGTAAGATGGTTTGGAAAACATCTGATTGTGGTGAAATCGAAAATTTCCGTCAATAACACCAAACGCTCCCAGCTAGTCATTATAAACATCGAGAACAGCATGATGGTCTTGAATGAGGAACTTTTCGAAATAGAGTGCATTTTTCCCACTCCTGATTATGAGAATtgcattatttttacaaaagatGGGGCAATATATACTCTACGCGATCAGGAAATCCGCTATAAATTGCAAATGCTTTACAGCAAGAATTTGTACGACATAGCACTGAAACTCATAGAAGGTCAGGCAACGTATTCCGATTTGGTTGCCAATGTGTTTGTGAATTATGGCGATCACCTTTTGCAACGTGGTGATATCGAGGAATCAGTCAAAATGTATGTTAAAACGATAGGCCAGGTGCCGCCTTTCCGAGTAATAAGTAAGCTTTTGAACTTCAGATACAATGAgcacttgatacaatatctgcGCAAATTGGTCAAAAGTGGAGTGGCACCACAAGAGTACTCGGATCTACTAAACAACTGCGACAAACGGCTAGAATTGCCAGGTAgcataaataaaatattccGAAATGGAGAGTGCCCCTTCGATTTGGATTCAATAGAACCAATGGGTCAAGAAAAGGATATCaccaaatattttttggaaaaaagtgaaaaagggCTTGAGTTATTTTCGGAAAATGGTCATTGGATTGTCAGCAATTACCCCTTTGATGTGGGAGATATAGTGAATCGTATTTTGTCTAATGGACTGACATCTGCTCACCAGCCCATAGACCTCTTCATAAGGGTGATGCTACCCCTACTGCTGTCCAATAAAGAGTGCGTTTTGAATGTACTCAGTTCGCTAGATTTTGATTACAGAAAAAATCCAAATATTAATCTAATATGGGCAGAAATTTTGCTGCAAAAATGGAAGAAGTTTTCGGGCGAAGAAATTAATGCTTTGGCCGATGCCATTAAAGAAAATGATTTCAACATGAGCATGAATGACATTTTCATAATTTGTCGTACCCATCAATATCTGCCTGGCATCAAGATGATGTACGAAAGTTTCGGTCTAAATGCGCTCAATTTTAATAGCTTCCTGAAATGCTGTTTTACATTGCCTTTAGATACCAGCGCCATCGACTTGGACACAAATAAGTACTCACTAATGTGGATGCAAACTTTGAGCAAGGACAATTTGCAGTCAGCACAATCGTCTGCCTTCGTAAAGTATATTTTGAGTAAAACACTTCACAGTAATTCCCACTATACACTGACAATACTCCAGAAGATTTCggcaaatacaaatttcaacTTATCGCATTTAAACAAAGCTTTACCAAAggacatttttctaaaacagTTCGCCTTTGACAACTTCCGCGATATTGCAGCGACAGATAATAAGCTTAAGCAAATCAAAAGACTTTTGACAGACTATCAACAAAAGCCCATGGAGTTTCGTAATAGCAAATGTGATATTTGTAAACAACCACTAAAACATCCATCCATTTACTATTTGTGCCAGCATTCCTATCACAAAGAATGTCTTTCTTCATATTCCGAAATAACTGGTTGTTTGGCATGTGCTGCAATTTCTCAAAAGGATTTCGAACGAAGGAACTCCGAAGTAATTCCCTTCAATAAAGCCGAGGATGCGAGTAGCACtctcaaaaatatttcacataAATTAGCCGTAGGAGTTTTTGCACAAGGTCCAATTTATCGATCTAACAAAAGCAGCCTTTCGACGGTTGTCACCCACATACCATTGGCAAACAGTATTAGCAGTGGACACGACATGTACAGAAGTAAGACAGTGGAACAGCCAGCGAAATCGACTAATCCATTTGAGGAATCTACCAATCCTTTCGATGACGAAGAAGATGACTCCAATCAATACGATTCAAATCTAAATCCATTTGAACAGGGTAAACGTTTAAACTAA
- the LOC106084141 gene encoding cdc42 homolog, whose translation MQTIKCVVVGDGAVGKTCLLISYTTNKFPSEYVPTVFDNYAVTVMIGGEPYTLGLFDTAGQEDYDRLRPLSYPQTDVFLVCFSVVSPSSFENVKEKWVPEIQHHAQKTPFLLVGTQIDLRDETSTLEKLAKNKQKPIGIEMGEKLAKELKAVKYVECSALTQKGLKNVFDEAILAALEPPEPAKKKKCRFL comes from the exons ATGCAAACTATAAAGTGTGTTGTTGTAGGTGATGGTGCCGTGGGTAAGACCTGCCTGCTTATCTCCTACACAACCAATAAATTCCCTTCGGAATATGTACCCACCGTATTCGACAATTATGCTGTCACTGTTATGATTGGTGGCGAACCATACACCCTGGGTCTTTTCGATACCGCTGGTCAAGAGGATTACGATCGTTTACGTCCATTGTCATATCCACAAACAGATGTATTCTTGGTGTGTTTCTCAGTCGTTAGTCCTAGTTCATTTGAAAATGTAAAAGAGAAA TGGGTGCCGGAAATTCAACACCATGCTCAAAAGACTCCCTTCCTGTTGGTGGGAACGCAAATAGATTTGCGTGATGAAACCAGTACATTGGAAAAGTTGGCCAAGAATAAACAGAAGCCCATTGGCATTGAGATGGGCGAAAAGTTGGCTAAAGAATTAAAAGCAGTCAAATATGTTGAGTGTTCTGCTTTAACACag AAAGGTCTTAAAAATGTATTCGATGAAGCCATCTTAGCTGCATTGGAGCCTCCAGAACCCGCCAAGAAAAAGAAGTGCAGATTCTTATAA